One genomic window of Gossypium hirsutum isolate 1008001.06 chromosome D11, Gossypium_hirsutum_v2.1, whole genome shotgun sequence includes the following:
- the LOC107926832 gene encoding phosphoenolpyruvate carboxylase kinase 1: MLSETLKNKYQLCEEIGRGRFGVISRVFCPSTQSSFACKSIDKRLLSDPTDRECLENEPKIMTLLSPHSNIVQIYDMFESDDTLQLIIDLCQPFTLYDKILEPDMSEPKAAAYMQQLMLGLAHCHRFGIVHRDIKPDNIFFDFRGNLKIGDFGSSTWLGEVGTADGLVGTPYYVAPEVVMGRAYNEKADVWSAGVVLYVMLAGVPPFYGETAEEIFEAVLRGNLRFPSRIFRSVSAEVKDLLRKMICRDVSRRWSAEQVLRHPWILNGGETISMD; encoded by the exons ATGTTGAGTGAAACATTGAAGAACAAGTACCAATTATGTGAAGAGATCGGAAGAGGGCGGTTTGGGGTTATCTCTCGAGTGTTTTGCCCTTCAACCCAATCCTCCTTCGCCTGTAAATCCATCGACAAACGCCTCCTTTCCGACCCCACCGATCGAGAATGTCTGGAGAACGAACCCAAAATCATGACCCTTTTGTCTCCTCACTCCAACATCGTTCAAATCTACGACATGTTTGAATCCGATGATACCCTTCAACTCATCATCGATCTCTGCCAGCCTTTTACCCTCTACGACAAGATTCTGGAACCCGATATGTCTGAACCTAAAGCCGCGGCTTACATGCAACAGCTTATGTTGGGTTTGGCTCATTGTCACAGGTTTGGGATCGTTCATAGAGATATTAAACCTGATAACATTTTTTTCGACTTCAGAGGTAATTTGAAGATTGGGGATTTCGGGTCTTCCACATGGTTAGGGGAAGTTGGGACCGCCGATGGGTTGGTGGGTACGCCTTATTATGTAGCGCCGGAAGTTGTGATGGGTAGGGCTTACAATGAGAAGGCTGATGTGTGGAGTGCGGGTGTGGTTTTGTACGTTATGTTAGCCGGTGTTCCACCGTTTTACGGTGAAACGGCGGAGGAGATTTTCGAGGCTGTTCTGAGAGGGAATTTAAGGTTTCCATCTAGGATTTTCAGGTCAGTCTCTGCTGAGGTTAAGGACTTGTTGAGGAAGATGATTTGCAGAGATGTTTCCAGGAGATGGTCTGCTGAACAAGTCCTGA GGCACCCATGGATCTTGAATGGAGGGGAAACAATTTCAATGGACTGA